The following are encoded in a window of Candidatus Dependentiae bacterium genomic DNA:
- a CDS encoding M48 family metalloprotease, whose amino-acid sequence MVYFNLNGSTEYFEGLPDASPTLIQLVKAKLKQATVKNPETVIVKNKPRLKKIGSPASATTVNGKRYIMIEYPIDIQLVTGKFNELYEKVQYCIKNKCPSRFFSQEQWKNIGDTIYRGVEIANELNTIGVNMFLVKKKRTLTDDQMDPTHITNLIYELETIIDGCDYIELELSGGLSGTLEHEINHIKNNDALRGLMASLSIPAITAIGFCLLKLKPRGKPSAWWKHLTNNLLSGLALNCINIATYRHYKKRREQKADDSIGTNDTPENAIVTLRDYEKILAYEIEEEKNGANIQSFFKKLFKAIKSLDPIKIGNFLSRAHPTHEVRLAKIRERRKKIEAQLEQEK is encoded by the coding sequence TTGGTCTATTTTAATTTAAATGGTTCAACAGAATACTTTGAAGGGCTACCAGATGCATCTCCAACACTTATACAATTGGTAAAAGCAAAACTAAAACAGGCAACTGTCAAAAATCCCGAAACTGTTATTGTAAAAAACAAGCCTCGATTAAAAAAAATAGGAAGCCCAGCTTCAGCTACGACTGTGAACGGAAAACGGTACATTATGATTGAGTACCCAATAGATATTCAACTCGTAACGGGTAAGTTTAATGAACTTTACGAAAAGGTACAGTACTGTATAAAAAATAAATGTCCAAGTCGCTTCTTTTCGCAAGAACAATGGAAAAATATTGGTGATACAATTTATCGCGGTGTAGAAATAGCAAATGAGCTCAACACCATAGGGGTAAATATGTTTCTGGTAAAGAAAAAAAGAACACTAACTGACGATCAGATGGATCCAACTCATATAACAAACCTCATATACGAATTGGAAACAATAATTGATGGATGTGATTATATAGAACTTGAGCTCAGTGGTGGCCTATCAGGAACTCTTGAACACGAAATTAATCATATAAAAAACAATGATGCATTGCGCGGATTAATGGCCTCTTTATCTATACCCGCTATTACAGCAATTGGCTTTTGCTTATTAAAACTTAAACCAAGAGGCAAGCCATCTGCGTGGTGGAAACACTTAACCAACAACTTACTATCGGGCTTAGCCTTGAATTGTATAAATATCGCAACATATAGACACTACAAAAAAAGGCGGGAACAAAAAGCCGATGATTCGATTGGAACAAACGATACACCTGAAAATGCGATCGTAACTCTAAGAGATTATGAAAAAATACTTGCGTATGAGATAGAGGAAGAAAAAAATGGAGCTAACATACAATCATTTTTCAAAAAATTATTTAAAGCAATAAAATCATTAGATCCAATTAAAATCGGAAACTTTCTATCAAGAGCACACCCAACACATGAGGTAAGACTTGCAAAAATCAGAGAGCGCAGAAAAAAAATTGAAGCTCAATTAGAGCAAGAAAAGTAA